One genomic segment of Danio aesculapii chromosome 15, fDanAes4.1, whole genome shotgun sequence includes these proteins:
- the or62c4 gene encoding odorant receptor 126-4, with product MQSLLKNESSVSVFTLSALNETTENRYVLLSFTALFYPLVIFCNVTVILTIFLHKKLHEPMYVFICNLCVNGVYGTSGFYPKFMYDLVAQDQVVSYAGCMIQILVIYSYLICDFSTLTIMAYDRYVAICRPLEYHSIMTNRKILKCVLFCWLPAIFSISFLILLLVRLPLCGSIIEKLYCEIWAVAKLSCVSTAVNNVFGFIVILTYFGHAVLVFCSYLYLMRKCRKSIEDKNKFIQTCVPHILALMNVTIAMLFDVLFTRYGSKNVPQSLRNFMAMEFLLIPPILNPLIYGLKMKTVRQEIIRMFFRKTTGNI from the coding sequence ATGCAGTCACTGTTGAAGAATGAGTCCAGCGTCTCAGTCTTTACACTCTCTGCTTTGAATGAAACTACAGAAAACAGATATGTCTTGCTATCTTTCACCGCATTGTTTTATCCTCTTGTTATCTTTTGTAATGTCACTGTAATATTGACTATTTTCTTACATAAGAAGCTTCATGAACcaatgtatgtgtttatatgtaatcTGTGTGTAAATGGAGTTTATGGCACGTCTGGCTTCTACCCTAAATTCATGTATGATTTAGTAGCCCAAGATCAAGTGGTTTCTTATGCTGGGTGTATGATACAGATTCTTGTCATTTATTCATATCTTATTTGTGACTTTTCAACACTAACCATTATGGCTTATGACAGGTATGTGGCAATATGTAGACCACTGGAGTATCATTCAATAATGACTAATCGGAAAATTCTTAAATGTGTTCTTTTCTGTTGGCTGCCTGCTATATTTTCCATCTCTTTTCTGATTTTATTGCTAGTTAGGCTGCCTTTATGTGGCTCTATTATCGAAAAGTTATATTGTGAGATTTGGGCAGTGGCTAAACTATCATGTGTTTCTACAGCTGTAAATAACGTGTTTGGGTTCATTGTTATCCTTACATATTTTGGACATGCAGTATTGGTGTTTTGCTCTTACTTATACTTAATGAGAAAGTGCAGGAAATCAATAGAGGACAAGAACAAATTCATACAAACATGTGTGCCGCACATTCTTGCATTGATGAATGTGACGATTGCCATGTTGTTTGACGTACTGTTTACTCGCTATGGCTCAAAGAATGTGCCTCAAAGTCTCCGTAACTTCATGGCCATGGAATTCCTACTCATACCACCCATTTTAAATCCTCTCATTTATGGACTAAAAATGAAAACAGTACGCCAGGAAATTATTAGAATGTTTTTCAGAAAAACAACAGGGAACATCTAA
- the or62c2 gene encoding odorant receptor 126-3, with translation MQSPLKNESSVFVFALSGLNETMENRYVLLSFTALFYPLVIFCNVTVILTIFLHKKLHEPMYIFLCNLCINGIFGTSGFYPKFMYDLVAPEHVISYAGCLIQIFVIYSSVFCDFSTLTVMAYDRYVAICRPLEYHSKMTNRKILKCVLFCWLSPFFCMAVLIVLIARLTLCGFRIEKLYCEIWGVAKLSCFSTTINNVFGYIVILAYVGHAILIFCSYIYLIRKCRKSIESRHKFMQTCVPHMISLLNVTVAFLFDVLFSRYGSKNVSQNLRNFMALEFILIPPFLNPIIYGLNLTAVRQEVMRLFSKKQLEISK, from the coding sequence ATGCAGTCGCCACTGAAGAATGAATCAAGTGTATTTGTATTTGCACTCTCTGGTCTCAATGAAACAATGGAGAACAGATATGTCTTGTTATCTTTCACCGCATTGTTTTATCCTCTTGTTATCTTTTGTAATGTAACTGTAATATTGACTATTTTCTTACATAAGAAGCTTCATGAGCCAATGTATATCTTTTTATGTAATCTTTGTATAAATGGAATTTTTGGCACGTCTGGCTTCTACCCAAAGTTCATGTATGATTTAGTAGCCCCTGAACATGTGATTTCTTACGCTGGGTGTCTGATTCAGatatttgtcatttattcatcagttTTTTGTGACTTTTCAACACTAACAGTGATGGCATATGACAGGTATGTGGCAATATGTAGACCACTGGAGTATCATTCCAAAATGACAAATCGGAAAATCCTTAAATGTGTTCTTTTCTGTTGGCTGTCTCCATTTTTCTGCATGGCTGTACTCATTGTGTTAATAGCGAGACTCACGTTATGTGGCTTTAGAATTGAAAAGTTATACTGTGAGATTTGGGGAGTTGCAAAACTTTCATGTTTTTCCACAACTATAAATAACGTGTTCGGGTACATTGTTATTCTTGCATATGTTGGACATGCGATATTGATATTCTGTTCATACATTTACTTAATCAGAAAGTGTAGGAAGTCAATAGAGAGCAGGCACAAATTCATGCAAACATGTGTGCCGCACATGATTTCATTGCTCAATGTGACGGTTGCATTTTTGTTCGATGTACTGTTCAGTCGTTACGGCTCAAAGAATGTGTCTCAAAATCTACGCAACTTCATGGCACTTGAATTCATACTCATTCCACCTTTCTTAAATCCTATCATTTATGGGCTTAATCTGACAGCAGTACGCCAGGAAGTCATGAGATTGTTTTCCAAAAAACAACTGGAGATATCTAAGTGA
- the or62c6 gene encoding odorant receptor 126-2, with protein MQPPPKNESSVLIFTLSSLNETTENRYVLFSLVALYYPLIVFCNVTVIFTIISHKKLHEPMYVFICSLCVNGLFGTAGFYPKFMYDLLSQDQVISYVGCLIQIFVIYSSLLGDFSTLTVMAYDRYVAICRPLEYHSVMTTHMVFKCILFCWLPPMSCLCLLVILTSRLTLCGSSIEKLYCENWSVVKLSCFSTTVNNVIGFVIIIIYFTHAVLVFFSYMYLIRKCRKSIEDRHKFIQTCVPHLLSLINVTTAFLFDVLFSRYGSKNVPQSLRNFMALEFLLIPPILNPLIYGLKLTAVRQEVMRLFSKRQM; from the coding sequence ATGCAGCCGCCACCGAAGAATGAGTCCAGCGTCTTAATATTTACACTCTCTTCTCTGAATGAAACTACAGAGAACAGATATGTCTTGTTTTCTTTAGTTGCACTGTATTATCCTCTGATTGTCTTTTGTAATGTAACTGTGATTTTCACTATAATCTCACATAAGAAGCTCCATGAGCcaatgtatgtgtttatatgcaGTTTGTGTGTAAATGGACTTTTTGGCACTGCTGGCTTCTACCCAAAATTCATGTATGACTTATTATCCCAGGATCAAGTGATTTCCTATGTTGGGTGTCTGATACAGAtctttgtcatttattcatctCTTCTGGGTGACTTTTCAACACTAACAGTGATGGCTTATGACAGGTATGTGGCAATATGTAGACCACTGGAGTATCATTCAGTAATGACTACTCACATGGTTTTTAAATGTATCCTGTTTTGCTGGCTTCCTCCAATGTCTTGCTTGTGCCTTCTAGTTATATTAACATCAAGATTAACCTTATGTGGCTCTAGTATTGAAAAGCTATATTGTGAAAATTGGTCAGTTGTTAAACTTTCCTGTTTTTCTACAACGGTCAATAATGTGATTGGGTTTGtaatcattattatatattttacacatgCAGTATTGGTGTTTTTCTCATACATGTACTTAATCAGAAAATGTAGGAAGTCGATAGAGGACAGGCACAAGTTCATACAAACGTGTGTACCGCATCTACTTTCATTGATCAACGTGACCACTGCTTTTTTGTTTGATGTACTTTTCAGTCGTTACGGCTCAAAGAATGTGCCTCAAAGTCTACGAAATTTTATGGCCCTTGAATTTTTACTCATACCACCCATTTTAAATCCTCTCATTTATGGACTTAAACTGACAGCAGTACGCCAGGAAGTTATGAGATTGTTTTCCAAGAGACAAATGTGA
- the LOC130242309 gene encoding olfactory receptor 51L1-like has protein sequence MDNGTYFYFMLFDNLGYIRYALFTTGLILYCVIILFNVVIFITVFWDRTLHQPMYILISCLSVNSVYGTAGFFPRALIDLLSDTHSISREACFLQSFVIYSYIANENTILMLMALDRFVAISKPLQYHSIITPRFLTLLFLLNWAYSMLCIGVVAIFSAGLNMCGNKLWKVYCHNYEVVKLSCVNSIIVNIMGLYVLITTVIIPLSLIIYSYVKILIICQRSSSQFKRKSFQTVVPHIVVLLNFSVSVISEITLSRVVNLNMSVGLSIFLSLEFLLIPPILNPLVYGLSLSDIRKKNICLGKLTR, from the coding sequence ATGGATAACGGGACATACTTTTACTTCATGTTGTTTGACAATCTTGGGTACATAAGATATGCTTTGTTCACTACAGGACTGATTCTGTACTGTGTTATCATATTATTTaatgttgtcatttttattactgtattttgggACCGCACATTGCACCAGCCTATGTACATTCTGATTTCCTGTTTGTCTGTTAACTCTGTGTATGGAACAGCCGGCTTTTTTCCGAGAGCTCTGATAGACTTGCTTTCTGATACACACTCAATCTCTCGTGAAGCATGCTTCTTACAAtcttttgttatttattcatacataGCAAATGAGAATACAATATTAATGTTAATGGCACTTGACAGATTTGTTGCAATAAGTAAGCCTTTACAATACCACAGCATAATTACACCAAGGTTCCTGactcttttatttcttttaaactgGGCATATTCAATGCTTTGTATTGGTGTTGTCGCTATTTTTAGTGCAGGGCTTAACATGTGTGGCAACAAACTGTGGAAAGTATACTGCCACAACTATGAAGTTGTCAAGCTCTCGTGTGTGAATAgcattattgttaatattatggGCTTGTATGTGCTGATAACAACTGTAATCATTCCTCTAAGTTTAATTATATATTCTTATGTGAAAATTCTAATCATTTGTCAAAGAAGTTCATCACAGTTCAAGAGGAAATCTTTCCAAACAGTTGTTCCACACATAGTGGTCCTTTTAAATTTCTCAGTTTCTGTCATATCTGAGATCACTTTGAGTCGAGTTGTCAATTTAAACATGTCAGTAGGGTTGTCAATTTTTCTATCACTGGAGTTTCTTTTAATACCCCCCATCCTCAATCCTCTTGTTTATGGTTTGAGTCTGTcagatataagaaaaaaaaatatttgcctcGGAAAGTTAACCAGGTAG